A genomic region of Equus caballus isolate H_3958 breed thoroughbred chromosome 1, TB-T2T, whole genome shotgun sequence contains the following coding sequences:
- the OR4F14K gene encoding olfactory receptor family 4 subfamily F member 14K (The RefSeq protein has 2 substitutions compared to this genomic sequence) encodes MLTEPMDGANHSVVSEFVFLGLTNSWEIQLLLFVLSSTFYVASMMGNSLIMLTVTSDPHLHSPMYFLLANLSFIDLAVSSVTSPKMIYDLFRKRKLISFRGCITQIFFIHVIGGVEMVLLIAMAFDRYVAICKPLHYLTIMSPRMCVFFLVAAWMTGLIHSTVQLAFVVNLPFCGPNVLDSFYCDLPQFIKLACTDTYQLENMVTANSGFISVASFFILVISYIVIILTVQKHSSSGSSKALSTLSAHITVVLLFFGPLIFFYTWPCPSRHVGKFLAIFDAVLTPFLNPVIYTFRNQEMKVAMRRLCRQLVNYRKIS; translated from the coding sequence ATGCTGACAGAGCCAATGGATGGAGCAAATCACTCTGTGGTGTCAGAGTTTGTGTTCCTGGGACTCACCAATTCCTGGGAGATCCAGCTTCTCCTGTTTGTGCTCTCCTCCACATTTTATGTGGCAAGCATGATGGGAAACTCCCTCATTATGCTCACTGTGACTTCTGACCCTCACTTACACTCCCCCATGTACTTTCTGTTGGCCAATCTCTCCTTCATTGACCTGGCAGTTTCTTCTGTCACTTCCCCAAAGATGATTTATGACCTTTTCAGAAAGCGTAAACTCATCTCCTTTAGAGGCTGCATCACTCAAATCTTCTTCATCCATGTCATTGGTGGTGTGGAGATGGTGCTGCTCATAGCCATGGCCTTTGACAGATATGTTGCCATATGTAAGCCCCTCCACTATCTGACCATCATGAGCCCAAGAATGTGCATCATCTTTTTAGTGGCTGCCTGGATGACTGGCCTTATCCACTCCACAGTTCAATTGGCTTTTGTGGTAAACTTACCCTTCTGTGGTCCTAATGTGTTGGACAGCTTTTACTGTGACCTTCCTCAGTTCATCAAACTTGCCTGCACAGACACCTACCAATTAGAGAACATGGTCACAGCCAACAGTGGATTCATCTCTGTTGCCTCCTTCTTCATACTGGTCATTTCCTATATTGTCATCATTCTTACTGTTCAGAAACATTCTTCCTCTGGTTCATCAAAGGCTCTGTCCACACTGTCAGCTCACATCACTGTGGTGCTCCTGTTCTTTGGTCCTTTAATATTCTTCTATACATGGCCATGTCCCTCCAGACATGTAGGTAAGTTTCTGGCCATCTTTGATGCAGTTCTCACTCCTTTCCTGAATCCTGTCATTTACACATTCAGGAATCAAGAAATGAAGGTGGCAATGAGGAGATTATGCAGACAGCTAGTGAATTACAGGAAGATCTCTTAA